The Silvanigrella paludirubra genome includes a window with the following:
- a CDS encoding sigma 54-interacting transcriptional regulator, whose amino-acid sequence MAEEIEFNFDHFENLNIVKRLKQIIGSWWNIQLNFTDEKGFLRGVPQGRFFNPKNPICKLITENNESFKDCVNVARVTTIESEEANEQLISTCHAGFSTISLPLKLGDKYLGCIFADGFIIEETVEEQKSKLRNYLKKSFIKESTELESYINELPVLSMKEVKYLEELLQVVLDEIIQLRKSILDNKDEINAISSSLKKDWNFNNIVGKSSAMQEVFKLLSKISESEATILITGENGTGKEGIAKAIHVNSKRKSKNFIIQNCGAINDNLLETELFGHVKGSFTNAIKDKKGLFELADKGTLFLDEIGDTSTTMQVKLLRILQEGTFIPVGGTEQKQVDVRILAATNKNLELMVKNGTFREDLYYRLNVINVKLPSLKERIEDIPLLIKKFLDNYSKLNNTKVKKISSGCLYRMEKYAWPGNVRELENEVERLCVLSGENEEISDDLLSERIFGIQDKEEKFKGINKEGNLKVAIEQLEKEMIFANLEKENWNKSKAAIKLGISRASLIMKCEKYQLDKKSKKLNTE is encoded by the coding sequence GTGGCTGAAGAGATTGAATTCAATTTCGATCATTTCGAAAACCTTAATATTGTTAAGAGATTAAAGCAAATTATTGGAAGTTGGTGGAATATCCAATTAAATTTTACAGATGAAAAAGGATTTTTAAGAGGAGTCCCTCAGGGTAGATTTTTTAATCCAAAAAACCCAATATGCAAATTAATAACAGAAAATAATGAGTCTTTTAAAGACTGTGTAAATGTTGCTAGAGTAACAACAATTGAATCTGAAGAAGCAAATGAACAATTAATTTCAACATGTCATGCAGGTTTCTCTACTATTTCATTACCATTAAAATTAGGTGACAAATATTTAGGATGTATTTTTGCTGATGGATTTATAATTGAAGAGACTGTTGAAGAACAAAAAAGTAAATTACGTAACTATTTAAAAAAATCATTTATAAAGGAATCAACTGAATTAGAGTCTTATATTAATGAATTACCTGTTTTATCTATGAAAGAAGTTAAATATTTAGAAGAGTTATTGCAAGTCGTTCTAGATGAAATTATACAGCTAAGAAAATCAATTTTAGATAATAAAGATGAAATAAATGCTATATCATCTAGCCTAAAAAAAGATTGGAACTTTAATAATATTGTTGGAAAAAGTTCTGCTATGCAAGAAGTGTTTAAGCTATTATCTAAAATAAGTGAAAGCGAAGCAACTATTTTAATAACGGGAGAAAATGGTACTGGTAAAGAAGGAATTGCTAAAGCAATTCATGTAAATTCAAAAAGAAAATCTAAAAATTTTATTATTCAAAATTGTGGTGCCATAAATGATAACTTATTAGAAACAGAATTATTTGGTCATGTTAAAGGTTCATTTACCAATGCAATAAAAGATAAAAAAGGTTTATTTGAGTTAGCAGATAAGGGCACACTTTTTTTAGATGAAATAGGTGATACTTCTACAACAATGCAAGTTAAATTATTGCGAATTTTGCAAGAAGGTACTTTTATTCCTGTTGGAGGAACAGAGCAAAAACAAGTAGATGTTAGAATTTTAGCAGCAACAAATAAAAATTTAGAGCTCATGGTAAAAAATGGAACTTTTCGTGAAGATCTTTATTATCGATTAAATGTAATTAATGTTAAATTGCCTTCATTAAAAGAAAGAATTGAAGATATTCCTCTTTTGATAAAAAAATTTTTAGATAACTATAGTAAATTAAATAATACGAAAGTTAAAAAAATTTCATCAGGATGTTTATATCGAATGGAAAAATATGCTTGGCCTGGTAATGTAAGAGAATTAGAAAATGAAGTAGAAAGGCTTTGTGTTTTGTCAGGAGAAAATGAAGAAATTAGTGATGATTTACTTTCAGAAAGAATTTTTGGAATTCAAGATAAAGAGGAAAAATTTAAAGGAATTAATAAAGAAGGGAATTTAAAAGTAGCTATAGAACAGCTAGAAAAAGAAATGATATTTGCTAATTTAGAAAAGGAAAATTGGAATAAAAGCAAAGCTGCAATTAAGCTTGGAATAAGTAGGGCAAGTTTAATTATGAAATGTGAAAAATATCAATTAGACAAAAAATCCAAAAAATTAAATACAGAATAG
- a CDS encoding aminotransferase class IV, with translation MNNEYSGIANINGQITDLNEAKISLSDRGFLFGHSIFETLLIKNGNIISWDYHFERMKFSCHEAFIQIPNEEILFEWASEAVKENIKKSGVINEKAQLRIIITGGNSFDLFIKKENELLPKPNIIIICRNVTGPTKDNYTNGISLKSIPDLRSPALIEIKSCSYLYNLISIEKSRLEGFNDALFYNSNNIITESTTSNFIWFNEDLIVRSIAFNGSCLAGVTLSRLISGLKKMKISFDWSELNRTNISTVKGCGIISSIRGILPINQIDDNHFDIQSYKYFFEKLNLALQSEES, from the coding sequence ATGAATAACGAATATTCTGGAATTGCAAATATTAATGGGCAAATAACGGATCTAAATGAGGCAAAAATATCTTTATCCGATAGAGGTTTTTTATTTGGACATTCTATTTTTGAAACATTACTTATTAAAAATGGAAATATAATTAGCTGGGATTATCATTTTGAACGCATGAAATTTAGTTGCCATGAAGCATTTATTCAAATTCCTAATGAAGAAATACTTTTTGAATGGGCCTCTGAAGCTGTTAAAGAAAATATAAAAAAATCAGGTGTTATAAATGAAAAAGCACAATTAAGAATTATCATTACTGGTGGTAATTCTTTTGATCTTTTTATTAAAAAAGAAAATGAATTGTTACCAAAACCTAATATTATCATTATTTGTCGCAATGTAACAGGACCAACTAAAGATAATTATACAAATGGAATTTCATTGAAATCTATTCCTGATCTAAGATCGCCAGCTCTTATCGAAATAAAAAGCTGTTCTTATTTATATAATTTAATTTCTATAGAAAAGTCTAGATTAGAAGGATTCAATGATGCATTATTTTATAATTCAAATAATATAATAACAGAATCTACAACATCAAACTTTATATGGTTTAATGAAGATTTAATAGTAAGATCTATTGCATTTAATGGATCCTGTCTTGCTGGAGTTACCTTAAGTAGACTTATCTCTGGATTAAAAAAAATGAAAATATCATTTGACTGGAGCGAATTAAATCGTACAAATATATCCACTGTTAAAGGATGCGGTATTATTTCATCAATTCGTGGAATTCTTCCTATCAATCAAATTGATGATAATCATTTTGACATCCAATCTTATAAATATTTCTTTGAAAAGCTAAATTTAGCCCTTCAAAGTGAAGAATCCTAA
- the rsmD gene encoding 16S rRNA (guanine(966)-N(2))-methyltransferase RsmD, which yields MRVIAGQYKRRLLNTLPGNDVTRPTSDRVKESIFNIISNEIPNANVLDLFAGSGSLGIECLSRGANKAIFVENNINASKNIQFNLDNLKINSNDYLLFKQDASKFLNSSNFDFKIDIIFIDPPYLSNWYENALMEIEQSNICNQFCTVIFEMPTNSKIQLQSNSQSWTKDDERIYGKTKIEIWRRGQTE from the coding sequence ATGAGAGTAATTGCTGGGCAATACAAACGCCGACTTTTAAATACCTTACCAGGAAATGATGTTACAAGACCAACATCAGACAGAGTGAAAGAAAGTATTTTTAATATCATTTCAAACGAAATACCTAATGCAAACGTATTAGATCTTTTTGCAGGAAGCGGCTCTTTAGGGATTGAATGCTTAAGCAGAGGAGCCAATAAAGCTATTTTTGTCGAAAATAACATAAATGCTTCCAAAAATATTCAGTTTAATCTTGATAATTTAAAAATAAATTCGAATGATTATTTATTATTTAAACAAGATGCTTCCAAATTTTTAAACTCCAGTAATTTCGATTTTAAAATTGATATTATTTTTATTGATCCTCCTTATCTTTCAAATTGGTATGAAAATGCACTTATGGAAATTGAGCAATCTAATATTTGCAATCAATTTTGCACTGTCATTTTTGAAATGCCCACAAATTCAAAAATTCAATTACAATCCAATTCTCAGAGTTGGACTAAAGACGATGAGCGAATTTATGGAAAAACCAAAATTGAAATTTGGCGGAGAGGACAAACTGAATGA
- a CDS encoding tetratricopeptide repeat protein, whose translation MKKNFILTIISLSFSIATLSGCSTPSNSSNSINYIISGNKYAEKGDFAKSAEQYKLALKQEPDSNTAKRNLGLVLVKISKYKEAVALLNDVAPNYPKDSELYYFLGEANRGIGFEKESIKAYQYALNLNPNDLRTIKSLSWVYLKIGNYDQAENLIKKSYDKNPLDLQLMLIMTSIDVKKERFTKAIKEMQEFEKSEYKIVSRDQTTAETEKILLLNVLGNAYAGINDCNKAQKIFDIVLKSRPFLAPTLTDSAKCDLKTNNTIQARGKLEKAYSSEPDYPETLFLLGKIYTNHDPKKAAFYYKKFIEISSDDKNFEMESKQAQASLEQLQAKNFDSSKKSD comes from the coding sequence ATGAAAAAAAACTTTATTTTAACAATAATATCATTATCTTTTTCAATCGCAACTTTAAGTGGTTGCAGCACTCCTTCGAATTCTTCAAATAGTATAAATTATATTATTTCAGGCAATAAATACGCAGAAAAAGGTGATTTTGCAAAATCAGCAGAGCAGTATAAACTCGCATTAAAGCAAGAACCTGACTCAAATACAGCAAAAAGAAACCTAGGATTGGTCCTTGTAAAAATTAGCAAGTATAAAGAAGCCGTTGCTTTATTAAATGATGTTGCCCCTAATTATCCTAAAGATTCTGAGCTTTATTACTTTTTAGGCGAAGCAAATAGAGGTATTGGTTTTGAAAAAGAATCAATTAAAGCTTATCAATATGCTTTAAATTTGAATCCAAATGATCTTAGAACGATTAAATCCTTAAGTTGGGTTTATCTTAAAATTGGAAATTATGATCAAGCTGAAAATCTAATTAAAAAGAGTTATGATAAAAACCCACTAGATCTTCAGCTAATGCTAATTATGACTAGTATAGATGTAAAAAAAGAGCGCTTTACAAAAGCAATAAAAGAAATGCAAGAATTTGAAAAATCAGAATACAAAATTGTAAGCCGCGACCAGACAACAGCAGAAACAGAAAAAATTCTATTATTAAATGTTCTTGGCAATGCCTATGCCGGGATTAATGATTGCAATAAAGCACAAAAAATATTTGATATAGTATTAAAATCAAGACCTTTCCTAGCACCAACCTTAACCGATTCCGCCAAATGCGACCTCAAAACAAACAATACGATTCAAGCAAGAGGCAAACTTGAAAAAGCGTACTCTTCTGAACCCGATTACCCTGAAACTCTTTTTCTATTAGGCAAAATTTATACAAACCATGACCCTAAAAAAGCTGCTTTTTACTACAAAAAATTCATAGAAATCAGTTCTGATGATAAAAACTTTGAAATGGAAAGCAAACAAGCACAGGCTTCTTTAGAACAGCTGCAAGCTAAAAACTTCGACTCAAGTAAGAAATCTGATTGA